One window of the Runella slithyformis DSM 19594 genome contains the following:
- a CDS encoding LytR/AlgR family response regulator transcription factor, giving the protein MLTCIIIDDEAHNIEKLQNYIQRHEGLELEFSTTDPIEGLTYLKSHDPDLIFLDIQMEELSGMDLAKIIPDKKKIVFTTASRDYTLGAFEEGVLDYILKPFGYARFENAVQKATDYKKSKEPAAPPPLPTVLKPSGDLFLKGDAKSTLIRIRLEEIYFVEGMGNYAKFHTKSGLETTLITFRDLEGRLPYPHFIRVHKSFIVAYNQIAAIDGSDIVIKIEKKDVKVPIGGIYREGFLKLIQG; this is encoded by the coding sequence ATGCTTACCTGTATCATCATTGACGACGAAGCCCACAACATTGAGAAGCTTCAAAACTACATCCAACGACACGAAGGCCTTGAGTTGGAGTTTTCGACCACCGATCCCATCGAAGGATTGACGTACCTCAAAAGCCACGACCCTGACCTTATCTTTCTGGATATTCAGATGGAAGAACTCTCGGGGATGGATTTGGCCAAAATCATTCCTGATAAGAAAAAGATCGTCTTTACCACTGCTTCCCGCGATTATACCCTGGGCGCCTTTGAGGAGGGAGTATTGGATTACATCCTGAAGCCCTTCGGCTATGCGCGTTTTGAGAATGCCGTCCAAAAGGCAACGGACTACAAAAAAAGCAAAGAACCGGCTGCTCCTCCTCCCCTGCCTACGGTATTGAAGCCCTCGGGCGACCTTTTTTTGAAGGGAGATGCCAAATCGACCCTGATACGCATCCGGCTCGAAGAAATCTACTTCGTGGAAGGGATGGGAAACTACGCGAAGTTTCATACCAAAAGCGGTCTCGAAACGACTTTGATTACGTTTCGAGACTTAGAAGGACGGTTACCCTACCCGCACTTCATACGGGTTCATAAATCATTTATCGTGGCCTACAATCAGATCGCCGCCATCGATGGCAGTGACATTGTCATTAAAATCGAGAAAAAAGACGTGAAAGTACCCATTGGGGGTATCTACCGCGAAGGTTTTCTAAAACTTATTCAAGGCTAA
- a CDS encoding lanthionine synthetase C family protein codes for MEHTAAIYLNKIQANTSQFHYDNDGLFGGKLGLVWQSYYYWQATREYAHQEQCLRVLGEIFENLNQDNPQLSGASLSVGAAGFCYVVTMLHREGWLEFDLDETLADLDEFAYESALEMIAQRKLDFWHGAFGVLFYLLERLSNPLLRQRAEELVQKIVDKVQGDDDGLWFPNILSPEDESVVNLSLSHGQTAFMLVLMQAAKKGVQTELATSVVWRGVNFVVKHHKSADMDTHFSLFPLTLNADTEEGKFSNRLALCYGDLNILLLMYRAADFLQRPDLRRQADLCGVSTVRRQTEKATLVSDSHLCHGASGVAQLYYRLYKLTGHESYYRAYLLWIDKTIALLDQDLEEKTFKGQEGSLLNGYVGIQLVLLTYIYHQREQLDWAKVFLM; via the coding sequence ATGGAACACACCGCTGCTATTTATCTCAACAAAATTCAAGCTAATACCTCACAATTCCACTACGACAATGACGGTCTCTTTGGGGGAAAGCTTGGCCTCGTCTGGCAAAGCTACTATTACTGGCAAGCCACCCGCGAGTACGCTCACCAAGAGCAGTGCCTGCGGGTGCTTGGCGAGATTTTTGAGAACCTCAATCAAGACAATCCGCAGCTCAGCGGCGCTTCCCTGAGCGTAGGAGCAGCCGGGTTTTGCTACGTGGTCACGATGCTGCACCGAGAAGGGTGGCTGGAGTTTGATTTGGACGAAACTTTGGCCGATCTGGATGAATTTGCGTACGAATCGGCCCTTGAAATGATCGCGCAACGCAAATTGGATTTTTGGCACGGAGCCTTTGGCGTACTTTTCTACCTGTTGGAGCGGCTTTCCAATCCCCTCCTGCGCCAACGCGCCGAGGAATTGGTCCAAAAGATCGTAGACAAAGTACAGGGGGATGATGACGGCCTTTGGTTTCCCAATATCCTCTCACCCGAAGACGAATCGGTCGTTAATCTCAGCCTGTCGCACGGCCAAACCGCTTTTATGCTCGTGCTGATGCAGGCTGCCAAAAAAGGCGTGCAGACGGAATTGGCTACGTCGGTGGTGTGGCGCGGGGTCAATTTTGTGGTAAAACACCACAAATCGGCCGATATGGATACTCATTTTTCCCTTTTTCCGCTTACGCTCAACGCAGATACCGAAGAAGGGAAATTCAGCAATCGCCTGGCGCTGTGCTACGGAGACCTCAATATTCTGCTGTTGATGTACCGTGCGGCGGATTTTCTTCAACGCCCCGACCTGCGTCGCCAAGCCGATCTGTGCGGAGTAAGTACGGTGCGCCGCCAAACCGAAAAAGCTACCCTCGTGAGCGATTCGCATCTGTGTCACGGAGCGTCGGGGGTAGCGCAGTTGTACTACAGGCTGTACAAGCTCACGGGCCATGAAAGCTATTACCGAGCGTACTTACTATGGATAGATAAGACCATCGCCCTGCTGGACCAAGACCTTGAAGAGAAAACCTTTAAAGGTCAGGAAGGGTCATTGCTGAACGGGTACGTGGGGATACAGCTTGTTTTGTTAACGTACATTTATCACCAACGGGAGCAGCTGGATTGGGCGAAGGTGTTTTTGATGTAA
- a CDS encoding helix-turn-helix domain-containing protein has product MEDLSIKVRKLREVYGYSQESVAYQMGISQAAYSKKERGKTRFTFTCIETLAKVYELSFMELVSLSTQTLLIRAIEANKFDAAA; this is encoded by the coding sequence ATGGAAGATTTATCGATCAAAGTACGCAAACTGCGCGAAGTGTATGGCTACTCGCAGGAATCCGTAGCCTATCAAATGGGCATTAGCCAGGCAGCTTACAGCAAAAAAGAACGCGGCAAGACTCGCTTTACGTTTACCTGCATCGAAACCTTGGCCAAGGTATACGAGCTTTCCTTCATGGAACTGGTCAGCCTCAGCACCCAAACGCTGCTCATCCGGGCCATCGAAGCCAATAAATTCGATGCCGCTGCCTGA
- a CDS encoding TonB-dependent receptor domain-containing protein: MIFIYHSAISQNSNKKIIGIVLDSLSNQPLPYATIQLTNTALKINTIADGSGNYIFKKLAKGDYEITVSYVGYKTKKALVSVGETEQISAPKLSLSLENINLKEVKIRASKPLFTEESGKTIVNVAESVMANAGTIVDVLKYAPSLQISENSIRIRGKEAIILIDGRQTNVSGESLEGILNSMPSNSIEKIELISNPGAKYDATGKAVINIRTLKMKNLGTTGTWTAGIGTGRLPRTNGGLLLNYKTPKLSLVGNYNYQFTQQYIDLEATRTLKNTLGTSFLDTDFDNRKRTIQFLKLGLDYSLTSRTTVGVLFQADQNSRGRNANGATEISNQGRLDSVITLRTQGKALYQNLNGNLFLKHTFKQKGRELALDADYGYYHTDFQEAINNQFFNAGRLINYRPALEVNIPWQQPIQIQSLRGTYNYPTQKGIIESGFQLRRTDVNTDFSYQQQTDGKWTTDPQKSFVYDYTETVNAAYVNYSAKAKKLDYQLGLRLEDSHAQGQTQNRTKANQQDYLQLFPSASFQYTPSDTNQFSLSYSRKITRPNYTTLNDQITYWSPYRLTIGNPALKPTIVTNVELSYLYMKTWSLVLSYTGKRNDVTTVIFPRNNVNIFQIQNMTIEHLLGIDVSYRKSISKSWQTTSGLMLYQVRSHLGNIQGLDFRIGNSIYPYTNHFLTFKNNWKADIIAYYISPQVLGIYKISPFYQVDISVQKSLFDKLGELRVSITDLFNTLKLGQDYKTISQYGFNRRKPETRFLQLTFNYRFGNNNIKVRDRKIGIDKESSRIDKNQ; the protein is encoded by the coding sequence ATGATATTTATATACCATAGTGCAATATCCCAAAATAGTAATAAAAAAATAATTGGTATAGTTTTAGATTCTTTATCGAATCAACCCCTGCCTTATGCCACTATTCAGCTCACTAATACAGCCTTAAAAATCAATACAATAGCGGATGGAAGTGGAAATTATATTTTTAAAAAACTCGCAAAAGGAGACTACGAGATCACGGTGAGTTATGTAGGATATAAAACTAAAAAAGCACTTGTGAGCGTTGGTGAAACTGAACAGATTAGTGCTCCTAAACTATCACTGAGTTTAGAAAACATCAATCTCAAAGAAGTAAAAATACGTGCGTCTAAACCGCTCTTTACGGAAGAATCGGGTAAGACCATCGTAAACGTGGCCGAAAGCGTGATGGCCAATGCAGGAACGATTGTCGATGTGTTGAAATACGCCCCCTCGCTTCAAATCAGCGAAAACAGCATCCGTATTCGGGGCAAAGAAGCCATTATCTTGATAGACGGCCGTCAAACCAACGTCTCGGGTGAAAGCCTCGAAGGTATTTTGAATTCAATGCCGAGCAACAGCATCGAAAAAATTGAACTCATCAGCAATCCCGGTGCTAAATACGACGCCACGGGCAAGGCCGTGATCAATATCCGTACCCTTAAAATGAAGAACTTGGGTACAACCGGCACCTGGACAGCAGGCATAGGCACGGGACGACTTCCGCGCACCAACGGCGGCCTCCTCCTCAATTACAAAACCCCAAAGCTAAGTTTGGTGGGTAATTACAACTATCAATTTACCCAACAGTATATTGATTTGGAAGCAACCCGTACCCTCAAAAACACCCTCGGAACGTCGTTTCTGGATACTGACTTTGATAACCGCAAGCGTACCATTCAGTTTTTAAAGCTGGGGTTGGACTATTCTCTGACCTCAAGAACTACCGTAGGAGTTTTGTTCCAAGCCGACCAAAACTCCCGAGGACGCAATGCCAACGGGGCTACGGAAATCAGCAACCAAGGTCGATTGGACTCGGTCATTACGCTCCGAACCCAAGGGAAAGCTCTATACCAAAACCTGAATGGAAACTTATTTCTCAAGCATACTTTCAAACAAAAAGGACGTGAACTCGCCCTGGATGCCGATTATGGTTACTACCATACTGATTTTCAGGAAGCAATCAATAATCAATTTTTCAACGCCGGCCGTTTAATCAATTACCGCCCTGCACTTGAGGTCAATATTCCGTGGCAGCAACCTATCCAAATACAATCCCTGCGCGGTACATATAACTACCCTACCCAAAAGGGTATTATAGAATCGGGGTTTCAATTACGACGTACTGATGTCAACACCGATTTTAGCTACCAACAGCAAACCGATGGAAAATGGACGACCGACCCGCAGAAGAGTTTTGTCTATGACTATACTGAGACCGTCAATGCTGCATACGTGAATTACTCAGCCAAAGCCAAGAAGTTAGATTATCAGCTGGGGCTGCGACTAGAAGACAGCCACGCCCAAGGCCAAACCCAAAACAGGACCAAAGCCAACCAACAAGACTATTTGCAATTGTTTCCGAGTGCCTCTTTTCAATATACTCCTTCCGACACCAATCAGTTTTCATTAAGCTATAGCCGAAAGATTACAAGACCTAATTACACAACCCTCAACGACCAAATCACTTATTGGAGTCCTTACCGACTGACCATAGGAAACCCTGCCCTAAAACCGACTATTGTTACCAATGTTGAATTAAGCTATTTGTATATGAAAACTTGGTCGCTAGTGCTTTCATATACTGGCAAGAGAAATGACGTCACTACGGTAATCTTTCCCAGAAATAATGTCAACATATTTCAAATTCAGAATATGACAATTGAGCACCTTCTTGGAATAGATGTAAGCTATCGTAAATCCATTTCTAAGTCTTGGCAGACTACCTCAGGATTGATGCTCTACCAAGTCCGTAGTCATTTAGGTAATATACAGGGTCTTGATTTTCGTATAGGGAATTCAATATATCCCTATACCAATCATTTCTTAACTTTTAAAAATAATTGGAAAGCCGATATTATTGCCTACTACATTTCTCCACAAGTTTTAGGAATTTACAAGATAAGCCCATTTTATCAAGTAGATATTAGTGTTCAAAAAAGCCTTTTTGATAAATTAGGGGAGCTTCGTGTCAGTATTACTGATTTATTCAATACGCTTAAATTAGGTCAGGACTACAAAACAATAAGTCAATATGGTTTTAATCGTCGTAAGCCCGAAACGCGTTTTTTACAACTAACTTTCAATTATAGATTTGGTAATAACAATATTAAAGTAAGAGATCGAAAGATAGGTATTGATAAAGAAAGTTCCAGAATTGATAAAAACCAATAA
- a CDS encoding sensor histidine kinase — protein sequence MYWFYNQFYKQQKEKLQLEQRSHEIEVSFLKSQINEHFTYNMLNRFHTEASKYSDQLAEGILSLSDLMRYSVSEQENTMVALSEEIKYTQTLIELNRQRLDNQVEVHFEQEGTGMADWKIPHLCILTLVENAFKHGALKQAPLELHLNVMPEQLRFSTKNKIKPSSNEPSTGIGVKNLQRRLDLLCEGLATLEYRIEEKYFYTDLVIKAP from the coding sequence ATGTATTGGTTTTACAATCAGTTTTATAAACAGCAAAAAGAGAAGCTTCAACTCGAACAACGCAGTCACGAGATAGAGGTGTCATTTTTGAAATCGCAGATCAATGAGCATTTTACGTACAACATGCTCAATCGCTTTCATACCGAAGCCTCCAAGTACTCCGACCAACTTGCCGAAGGCATCCTGTCGTTGTCAGACCTGATGCGCTACTCCGTCTCGGAGCAGGAAAATACGATGGTGGCCCTGAGCGAAGAAATCAAATATACCCAAACGCTCATTGAACTCAATCGGCAGCGCCTGGATAATCAGGTAGAAGTACATTTTGAGCAGGAAGGCACCGGAATGGCAGATTGGAAAATCCCCCACCTGTGTATCCTTACCCTGGTGGAAAATGCCTTTAAGCACGGCGCGCTCAAACAGGCTCCGCTCGAACTGCACCTGAACGTAATGCCCGAACAGCTGCGGTTTTCGACCAAAAATAAAATTAAACCTTCCTCTAACGAACCCTCTACGGGTATCGGAGTAAAAAATTTACAGCGCAGACTAGACCTGCTGTGTGAAGGTCTCGCCACGCTCGAATACCGCATTGAGGAGAAATACTTTTATACAGATCTGGTGATCAAAGCCCCATGA
- a CDS encoding peptidase domain-containing ABC transporter, whose amino-acid sequence MFSGKKKTEVKQHDITDCGAACLASIAAHYRLLLPIARIRQYACTDKKGTNVLGMIEAAQKLGFQAKGVKGKFESLLKIPMPAIAHVIIQERLHHYVVIYEVTDTHVVVMDPAFGKIEKKTHEAFQQIWSGVLILLLPDETFETGNTKESITLRFWQLIQPHKSVMLQALFGALIYTVLGLSSSIYMQKIVDNVLVEGNRNLLNLLSVGMILILLLQLLIGSMKTFFALRTGQQIDAQLILGYYKHLMKLPQPFFDTMRVGEIISRINDAVKIRAFINDTALNLVVNVFIILFSFGMMFTYDWKLALIMMAIVPFYALNYWVVNRLNKKHQRKLMEKSAELESQLVESLNAMGTIKRFGLEGFANIKTETRFVKLLETIFISAKNSVWSGTASELVSRLFTIILLWAGSGFVLDKELTPGELLSFYALIGYFTGPASSLIGANRVVQDALIAADRLFEILDLEREATDNKIDLTPNMIRDITFQDVSFRYGTRVQVFENFNLTISKGSITAIVGESGSGKSTLLSLLQNIYPLQNGKIYLGDYDINHISNHTLRQWVSVVPQQIDLFAGNVIENIAVGEYEPNMQRILDICHTLGISEFIEKLPNGFHSYLGENGANLSGGQKQRIAIARALYRDPEIIILDEATSSLDSLSEKAVQATIQHLREAGKTIIIIAHRLSTIMNADKIVVVQQGKVAEEGTHSQLLQHQRVYYDLWASQYLVEERRDVFSYAVEKAA is encoded by the coding sequence ATGTTTTCAGGAAAGAAAAAAACGGAAGTTAAACAACACGACATTACCGACTGCGGGGCGGCCTGTTTGGCCTCCATTGCGGCCCATTACCGCCTGCTTCTGCCCATTGCGCGCATCCGCCAATATGCCTGTACCGACAAAAAAGGCACCAACGTTTTGGGTATGATTGAGGCGGCCCAAAAACTCGGTTTTCAGGCCAAAGGCGTAAAGGGGAAGTTTGAAAGTCTGTTAAAGATCCCCATGCCGGCCATTGCCCACGTGATCATTCAGGAAAGGCTCCATCATTATGTGGTGATCTATGAAGTGACCGATACGCACGTTGTGGTGATGGACCCAGCCTTTGGCAAAATTGAAAAGAAAACGCACGAAGCATTTCAGCAGATCTGGTCGGGCGTATTGATTTTGCTTTTGCCGGATGAAACGTTTGAAACCGGCAACACCAAAGAATCGATAACGTTACGCTTTTGGCAATTGATTCAGCCGCATAAGTCTGTGATGCTCCAGGCACTTTTCGGGGCGTTGATCTATACGGTGTTGGGGCTTTCTTCTTCGATCTATATGCAAAAAATTGTGGACAACGTGCTGGTGGAAGGCAATCGAAACCTGCTCAACCTGCTGAGTGTGGGCATGATCCTGATTCTGTTGTTACAGTTACTGATCGGTTCGATGAAAACCTTTTTTGCGCTGCGTACCGGTCAGCAGATTGACGCGCAGTTGATTTTAGGCTATTACAAGCACCTGATGAAGCTTCCGCAGCCATTTTTTGATACGATGAGGGTTGGAGAGATCATTTCCCGTATCAATGATGCCGTCAAGATTCGGGCTTTTATCAACGATACCGCGCTTAACTTGGTGGTCAATGTGTTTATCATTCTTTTTTCGTTTGGAATGATGTTTACCTACGATTGGAAACTGGCCCTGATCATGATGGCTATTGTGCCTTTTTATGCGCTCAACTATTGGGTGGTCAATCGTCTCAATAAAAAGCATCAGCGAAAATTGATGGAAAAAAGTGCGGAATTGGAATCTCAACTGGTGGAATCGCTGAATGCCATGGGCACGATCAAACGCTTTGGGTTAGAAGGTTTTGCCAATATTAAGACCGAAACGCGCTTTGTGAAACTGTTGGAAACAATTTTTATTTCGGCCAAAAATTCCGTTTGGTCGGGTACCGCTTCGGAGTTGGTGTCGCGGCTGTTTACGATCATTCTGCTGTGGGCGGGGTCAGGCTTCGTGTTGGACAAAGAGCTTACGCCCGGCGAATTGCTCTCTTTTTACGCGTTGATCGGCTATTTTACGGGACCTGCGAGCAGTTTGATCGGGGCTAATCGGGTGGTACAGGACGCACTCATTGCCGCCGACCGTTTGTTTGAAATTTTGGATCTGGAACGCGAAGCGACTGACAATAAAATAGATCTAACGCCAAACATGATTCGGGACATTACGTTTCAGGACGTTTCGTTTCGCTACGGCACACGGGTGCAAGTGTTTGAAAATTTCAATTTAACCATTTCCAAAGGCAGCATCACGGCCATTGTGGGCGAAAGCGGTTCGGGAAAATCTACGCTGCTGTCGTTGTTGCAAAATATTTACCCCTTACAAAACGGCAAAATTTATCTGGGCGATTACGACATCAACCACATCAGCAATCATACTCTGCGACAGTGGGTGAGTGTCGTGCCGCAGCAGATCGACCTTTTTGCGGGAAATGTCATCGAAAACATTGCCGTGGGCGAATACGAGCCCAATATGCAGCGTATACTCGACATTTGTCATACGCTCGGTATCAGCGAATTTATTGAGAAATTACCCAATGGTTTTCATTCCTATTTAGGGGAAAACGGCGCTAATTTGTCGGGTGGGCAAAAACAGCGCATCGCCATTGCCAGGGCATTGTATCGTGATCCCGAAATCATCATTTTGGACGAAGCCACATCATCATTGGATTCTCTTTCTGAAAAAGCGGTTCAAGCAACGATTCAGCACTTACGGGAAGCAGGCAAGACCATTATCATCATTGCTCACCGGCTCAGCACCATTATGAATGCCGATAAAATTGTGGTAGTGCAACAGGGGAAAGTGGCAGAAGAAGGCACTCATTCACAATTGCTTCAACACCAAAGAGTGTACTACGACCTTTGGGCTTCGCAATATTTGGTGGAAGAGCGCAGGGATGTATTCAGTTATGCGGTAGAGAAGGCGGCTTAA
- a CDS encoding HlyD family secretion protein: protein MKQHQLHPAEIAPFTTEAYLPGVSVKSQWIYVSVLVAVVAALAALPFIYVEVSVQSTGIIRPTAERNELRSLVAGTISHTYIKENETVVQGQTLFRLQTDVLDTKIRLNKVQQTEKLLYINDLEKLVLLNKEDLSCESLASPLYRQQFEQFRWLLSENQQTQRKRKREMDVSKRLLEEKVAAQIEFEDKEFAYQNVQAQYQTTIERHISEWQTALSRFRMDLDELRAQERQWGKERELYTLKAPISGNVSQLAGKYTGGYLQAGELLGVISPDSNLVVECYVAPKDIGLLKKGMKTRIQMDAFDYNQWGLAEGVVSEIANDLTISDNQQPFFKVKCKLLQNHLALPNGYKGVLKKGMTLRTHFIVARRSLFDLLYDKADDWLNPKTVGSNQFTVGSKNP, encoded by the coding sequence ATGAAACAACATCAACTTCACCCCGCCGAAATCGCGCCTTTTACCACCGAGGCGTACCTGCCCGGCGTATCCGTCAAAAGTCAATGGATTTATGTATCGGTACTGGTGGCGGTCGTCGCTGCACTGGCCGCGCTGCCATTTATTTATGTAGAAGTATCGGTCCAAAGTACGGGTATCATTCGGCCCACTGCCGAGCGCAACGAACTGCGCTCCTTGGTGGCGGGCACCATCAGTCATACGTACATCAAAGAAAATGAGACCGTGGTGCAGGGCCAAACGCTGTTTCGGCTGCAAACCGATGTATTAGACACTAAAATTCGACTTAATAAAGTACAGCAGACTGAAAAATTGCTGTACATCAATGATTTGGAAAAATTGGTATTGCTCAATAAAGAAGATCTAAGCTGTGAATCGTTGGCATCGCCGCTGTATCGGCAGCAATTTGAGCAGTTTCGGTGGCTGCTTTCTGAAAACCAACAGACGCAACGCAAGCGCAAACGGGAAATGGACGTCAGCAAAAGACTGTTGGAAGAAAAAGTTGCCGCCCAAATTGAGTTTGAAGACAAAGAGTTTGCCTATCAAAATGTGCAGGCGCAATACCAAACCACCATAGAACGCCACATCAGTGAGTGGCAAACGGCCCTGTCGCGCTTCCGGATGGATTTGGACGAACTGCGGGCACAGGAACGCCAATGGGGCAAAGAGCGCGAACTGTACACGCTCAAAGCCCCGATCAGCGGCAATGTGAGCCAATTGGCCGGTAAGTATACGGGAGGCTACCTACAGGCGGGCGAATTGCTGGGCGTGATTTCGCCCGATTCCAACCTGGTGGTAGAGTGTTATGTGGCCCCCAAAGACATTGGCCTTTTGAAAAAAGGCATGAAAACCCGCATTCAAATGGATGCTTTTGACTACAATCAATGGGGACTGGCGGAGGGAGTGGTCTCGGAAATTGCCAACGACCTGACGATAAGCGACAATCAGCAGCCTTTTTTCAAAGTGAAATGTAAACTCCTGCAAAATCATTTGGCATTGCCCAACGGCTACAAAGGCGTACTCAAAAAAGGAATGACCCTGCGTACGCATTTTATCGTTGCCCGACGCAGCCTGTTTGACTTACTGTATGATAAGGCCGATGATTGGTTAAACCCGAAAACAGTAGGCAGTAATCAGTTTACAGTTGGCAGTAAAAACCCTTAA
- a CDS encoding carboxypeptidase-like regulatory domain-containing protein has translation MKWLIFVIISFICVSVKAQILHSTVCDSITKLPLLGASVYNKSGNIGTITNAEGQFSIRLKSKETFSISHIGYITRHLEAKNISDTVWLSENNLLNEVVVIPDSTLKVLLRKAYQNIEKNYAQTPTYLTGFYREVFENLTAKKFNYFSESFLKVYNPAYTLRGAEHRGQLKLLKSRTIKHPTFQKEVVRYIGGPFLPLYSNKVLRRAPGINPKNFKDYLYELEKITTYQGREVYIINYQDPDSTTITKVYIDKQSLAYIKFEIERQRKRDIAGFKQSATKEQLLFENKDNTWFLKHNRLEMLGTMGADNAKILLEFVTNKYEEDSVEQFVYNDQFLMTDVIADQTNDFSDSFFDGYDMGLEQTNGLKNQISLAFDANLLDSLKRGKQTNVEEKTEEGYQIAQKLKIATLLIRLTSGIGLTFAPVASNNAPFSLALTEILPEKLSFTSTTKANNFPLLVNFTAGFKVTRRWHLSYQNQSSARSSTRIKVREVGIAYRWVVNNAKKPIFIEPQVYYSQSEQGVSFGSFKNPVKRFDVDGIKFNANNIHTRLLTKTQGIKVGVSVSTFSRRLSKLFVQVDYLYPLQTKAPYVQLQEASFWGYLWGSNRRINIPINDARVAMPSTQISQLPALKSPWWVGLTWRRAI, from the coding sequence ATGAAATGGTTGATTTTTGTAATTATATCTTTTATTTGTGTCTCAGTCAAAGCGCAAATTCTTCATTCTACTGTTTGCGATAGTATCACAAAGCTGCCTTTATTAGGGGCCAGTGTATATAACAAAAGTGGCAACATTGGTACTATCACCAATGCAGAGGGACAATTTTCGATACGACTAAAGAGCAAGGAAACGTTTTCCATATCTCATATAGGTTATATCACCAGGCATTTAGAGGCAAAAAACATATCCGATACCGTTTGGCTTTCAGAAAACAATCTATTGAACGAGGTTGTAGTAATACCTGATAGTACGCTGAAGGTATTACTTCGCAAGGCTTACCAAAATATCGAAAAAAACTACGCACAAACCCCCACCTACCTAACGGGTTTTTACCGTGAAGTGTTTGAAAACCTCACGGCCAAAAAGTTTAACTACTTTTCGGAAAGTTTTTTAAAAGTTTATAATCCTGCCTATACCCTACGGGGGGCCGAGCACAGGGGCCAACTGAAACTGCTGAAATCGCGAACAATCAAGCATCCTACTTTTCAAAAAGAGGTTGTCAGATACATTGGTGGGCCTTTTTTGCCGCTTTACAGCAATAAAGTACTGAGAAGAGCCCCTGGAATAAACCCCAAGAATTTCAAAGACTATCTATATGAATTAGAAAAAATAACCACCTATCAAGGCCGTGAAGTATATATTATCAACTACCAAGATCCCGACAGTACCACAATTACCAAGGTCTATATTGACAAACAAAGTTTAGCCTATATTAAATTTGAAATAGAGCGACAACGAAAGAGAGATATTGCCGGTTTTAAGCAAAGTGCAACCAAGGAGCAATTGCTTTTTGAAAATAAAGACAATACGTGGTTTTTGAAGCACAATAGGTTAGAAATGCTAGGAACAATGGGGGCAGATAATGCTAAAATTCTGTTAGAGTTTGTTACAAATAAATACGAGGAAGACTCGGTTGAGCAGTTTGTCTATAACGATCAGTTTTTAATGACTGATGTCATTGCGGACCAAACCAATGATTTCTCCGATTCTTTTTTTGATGGCTATGACATGGGTTTGGAACAAACTAATGGCTTAAAAAATCAGATAAGTTTGGCTTTTGATGCCAATTTACTTGACTCGCTGAAAAGAGGCAAACAGACTAATGTTGAAGAGAAGACAGAAGAAGGTTATCAAATAGCTCAAAAGCTCAAAATTGCCACTCTCTTGATACGATTGACAAGTGGAATAGGGCTTACGTTTGCACCTGTGGCTTCTAATAATGCTCCTTTTTCATTGGCATTGACAGAGATTTTACCCGAAAAATTGTCATTTACTTCAACCACAAAAGCGAATAATTTTCCTCTATTAGTCAATTTTACAGCAGGTTTTAAGGTAACTCGGCGATGGCATTTGAGCTATCAGAACCAAAGCTCCGCCCGAAGCAGTACCCGCATAAAAGTGAGAGAGGTAGGGATAGCCTACCGATGGGTTGTCAATAATGCCAAAAAGCCCATATTCATTGAGCCACAAGTGTATTACAGCCAATCGGAGCAGGGTGTCAGTTTTGGCTCTTTTAAAAATCCGGTAAAACGCTTTGACGTTGACGGAATAAAATTTAACGCCAACAACATCCACACCCGACTCCTTACCAAAACGCAGGGAATCAAAGTCGGAGTGAGTGTAAGCACTTTCTCAAGACGGCTCAGCAAACTATTCGTTCAGGTAGATTATTTGTACCCTCTACAAACCAAAGCACCTTACGTGCAACTTCAGGAGGCTTCCTTTTGGGGATATCTTTGGGGAAGTAATCGTAGAATAAATATTCCCATAAACGACGCTCGCGTGGCAATGCCGTCCACTCAAATCTCCCAATTACCTGCCTTAAAAAGCCCTTGGTGGGTGGGCCTAACGTGGCGCAGAGCTATTTGA